TGTGCGGGCCTCGGTGTGCACCATGAGGTGGTCTTCTATAGCCTCCGCCAGAAGCAGGCACGTGCACCCCTCCATGTGGTTCTGAgggacccagggctggggaggggcaggtctCGGGGCCACGGGAACCCCTGCCCAGTGCCTCACGCTTGCTGTCTGCAGGTGATGGAGAAGATCCCACTGCCTTTCTTTGCTGTGTCCATGAGCCTGTCCCCTGGGGCCCACCTTATGGCCATTGGCTTCTCTGGTGAGTGCTGGTGTCTTGAGTGGGGCCCACCTTATGGCCATTGGCTTCTCTGGTGAGTGCTGGTGTCTTGAGTGGGGCCCAGTGGGTACACCTGTGCCCCCACACTGAGCCGTACCCCTCATCCCTGAAAGTGGGGTGAGGACACCTGCTCCAGGGGAGTCTTAGATAGGGTCAGGAAAtgaggggggggggtggggtgccaGGTTCCCCCAATGAGGCACTGGTCCCAGCTGGAGACAGAGCCAGGGTGGGTTGGAGGAACCCTGGGTCCTGGAACTATACAGACACAGGCACAGGGCCCATGGCACCCTACCTGCCCCAGCCCACCCTATGCTGTCCCCCGGCAGAGCGTGTGCTGAGGCTGGTGGACTGTGCGTCGGGGGCCGTGCAGGACTTTGCTGGCCATGATGACTCGGTGCAGCTGTGCAGGTTTGCCCCGTCTGCTCGGCTGCTCTTCACGGTGGCCCACAGTGAGATACTGGTGTGGGAAGTCACAGGCCACTGACCCCCAGTGGGGAGTGCGGGGTCAGGTGTTGCCCTGCTGGTCAGCCGGGCACCTGGCCTGGGCAGAGGCTTGGCTGAGAAGCTGGGTTGGCCAGGGGCCTTGTGCTGGGCCAGGATGGCTGGGTGGGCTTCACGCCTCCACACCCGGCTGCCCAGGAGTGTGTGCAAATCATCAAGACCTTGAACATGTATGAAGTGCTTATTGCCTCTTTTCCTTTGGGCTTTTGTTTCTACCTTGTACAGTTCAAATAAATGTGGGTGTTGCATTGAGGCATTGTCTCCTGGTCACTCCAGGCTGCCTGAGCTCAGTTTCTGCCCAGCCTCCAGACCTCCTGCTCCCTGCCAGGGATCCTGACCCCTGCAAGAGCCGCGGGAGCCTGAGCAGGAGCTGCGGGGCGGGGCGGCACTGGGCAAAGGCCCCGCCCCTCTGGCCGGCAGTGCCCGGCGCGCCCAAGCGGTGGCGCCGCCAGGCAGTTAGGCCGGTCTGGCCCGCCCGCCTCGCTAGTGCGGCTGCGCGGGCGGGGGCCGGAAGTGCGGGCGCAGCTACAGCGCGAGTCGGGACCGCGGTCGTGGGCGGGGGCCGGGCCTGCACCGGGGTCGGGCTGCAGCTCCCGGCGGCCAGCATGAAGCGGGACGTGCGCATCTTGCTGCTGGGCGAGGGTAGGTAGGCGCCTGGGCCTGGGTCGGGCGGGGGTCGAGCCTGGTCGTGGGTCTtggggccggggtggggagaGGCGCCGCGACCTTGGCCGCCGCGCTGACCGCGCCGCCCCGCGCAGCCCAGGTGGGGAAGACGTCGCTGATCCTGTCGCTGGTGGGCGAGGAGTTCCCCGAGGAGGTAAGGCCGAGCGTGTCCCCGCGCCCAAGAAGGGCCCAGGTCCGGGCGCCGCCGCCCTCCGCCCTTCCCGGCTGTCCTCACGGCCGCGTCTGCCCCAGGTCCCCCCCCGGGCAGAAGAGATCACCATTCCCGCGGACGTCACCCCAGAGAAGGTGCCCACCCACATCGTGGATTACTCAGGTAGAGGGGCCGCCCGCCCGCGGTTGCGCCCAGGAGCGGGCGTCTCCGGCAGGTCTGCAGTGGGATCTCTTTTTCCACCCAGAGGCTGAGCAGACAGTCGAGGAGCTCCAGGACGAGATTCACAAGGTACAGTGGGTCCTGGGGAAGGGGGTGCTGGGCATGGGGGTCAGGGCTCAGGCCTTGGGGGTATGGCCGCCCTGGCTTGATCGGTTTCATTCTCTGAGGGATTGGATTAAGGTGCCCAGAGTGTCCGCAGCCTCGCTAATTCTGTTGTGACCTGTTAGCACTGAGAGTCTTTGGGGTCCCTGTGATGCACTCTGCTGGGAGCCGGGAGGAAGGCCCATTCCTTCCTCCTGCATGCGTGGTTGGACAGCCTACAGCCCTCCGTGCCTAGTCTTCCCTCTTCTGGTGGACCCTGGGGAGCAGTCTCCAAGTCCTTGAAAGTGATCCCTTGGACAGCTCTGTGCCCAGCACCCCCATTCCCCACTCCTTAGTCCAGTCCACTGTCCTGGGCCTCTGGGTTGCACCGGGTGTCATGACCAGTGCTGTGGGCTGCACAGCTAGCTCTCTGCTCTCCTCTGCACAGGAGGACCTGTGCCTGGACCAAGCTCCTGGTGGGGGTGCTGCCCCTGCAGCATGTGTGTCCTGGGGGTGCCACTGGGCAAGGGTACAGGCCGCAGCCACTGTGTTGCCGTCATCCCCCCACCTTGTGCTGTTGTCCTCTGTCTGCTGTTGCCTGTAGTGACCAGGGAGCGAAGGGCTGAGGCTGGGGCGTCAAGTTTAAGGGTGGCTGTGTCCTGAGCCCTCAGGAGACTCGCTGACCAGAGCTGCAGTACTGGGGCCTGGCATCTGCAGCAGAAGTGGGTAGGGAAGGGCTGGCCTGAGGTGTGAGTGGCCAACAGCCAGTGACTCGGCCTGGGAGCAGCTGGAAGGGTGGGCTCCCCCAGTCTCTGAGCCCTGTCCTGTCCAGCTTGTGAGTGGAGCAGGGAGCTTCAGATCCCACCATACaatccctctccctgcccccaacagGCAAACGTGGTGTGCGTGGTGTATGACGTGTCTGAGGAGGCCACCATTGAGAAGGTGAGCAAGGGAACTCTCTGTCCATCCCAGCTTTCTGTCACTGGCGCCCAGCCTGGTCATCCACCTGTTCTTTGTTCTCTGCACACACCACAGGCGGACGCTCAGTTGACCCGGGTTCTGGGCAACTTGCACCCGTGGCTGGCCCCACTGGGGAGCTTCACGGAGCCACCCTGGCTAGGGCCCCCAAAGCTTCCCCCGAGTTCCCATGACCCTGTCTCCCGCCGAGAGCATGGATGGCCTTGCGTCTGAATCTCTGAGGTCTGCGGGAGGAGTTGCTGATCTCAGGCCCTTTGTGGGTGTTTGGGAACTGCTAGGATCAGATGAGGTCCTACCTGCCCGCTGCTCTTCCCCACTGGGTTTGTTGCCAGTGGCCGTGACTTTGACTCTCAGTGGCCCTCAATCTCCCCCCTCTCTCCTCGAGCCAAGTGAGAGTTCCACATGGGAGCTGTGGGCCGGGCAGGCCCCCATTCTCATGGCCAGGTCTTACCTTTCAGATCCGAACCAAATGGATCCCACTGGTGAATGGGGATACCAAGAGGGGGCCCAGGTAATAGGCAGGGCTCGGGGAGGGGGACTGGGCCCCGCCAGCTCCCTGATCCTTGATGACCGTGGGTCTCTCCCCCAAGGGTCCCCATTATCCTGGTGGGCAACAAGTCGGACCTGCGGCCGGGGGGCTCCATGGAGGCTGTGCTGCCCATCATGAGCCAGTTCCCCGAGATCGAGACCTGTGTGGAGGTGAGCGGGCAGGGCCCCGAGGGTGCCAGGACCGCAGAGGCGAGGACAGgggtcctccctgcctccccctctgaGTCTGTTCCCACGTGTCCCAGTGCTCGGCGAAGAACCTGAAAAACATCTCAGAGCTGTTCTACTATGCACAGAAGGCCGTGCTACACCCCACTGCTCCCCTCTATGACCCTGAGGCCAAGCAGGTGGGCTGAAGGTGCTGGTGGGGAGGGCGAGCAGGAGGGAGCGGTGGGGTGTTGAGCCACTGTCCCCACAGCTGATGCCCAAGTGCGCCCAGGCCCTCACACGCATCTTCAGGCTCTCAGACCAGGACATGGACCAGGTGCTCAGTGACCAGGAGCTCAACGCTTTCCAGGTGCGCCTTCTTCTGTCTCCTGGCGGTACCCACCCTCCCAGCTGCAGCCGCACCCCACGCCTCGGCTGCCCTTGTGACGGATGGAGAGGGCAGCTGTCTGACTAACGGCCactttctcttggaggcagatgTCCTGCTTCGGGCACCCTCTTGCCCCACAGGCCCTGGAGGACGTGAAGATGGTGGTGAGCAAGAATGTGGCAGGAGGCGTGCAGGATGACCGGCTGACCCTGGACGGTGAGGCCCGACGCCCTGCCTACCCCGGGCGTGGGGTGTGGGGCAAGGCTAGGCTGTGCCTGGTGTTActcctttctctgcttctcctgAGCAGGCTTCCTTTTCTTGAACATGCTCTTCATCCAGCGAGGCCGCCACGAGACCACGTGGACCATCCTGAGGCGCTTTGGCTATGGCGACTCGCTTGAGCTGACGGCCAACTACCTCTGTCCACCGTGAGTGGCGTTCGGGCTCAGGGCTCGCCTCCCATCTGTGTCGGATGGGGCCTGGGGCTCCTGGACCCTGTGCTGGGGGCCATCGGGGCGTCTCTCCCTGGCGGGGGGACTCACTGCCTGCCTGGACGGGCTGTGTTCAGAGGAGGTGCCCTGTGGAGGACAAGGAGGTGTGcacatccccacccccatcctggcaCCCGCAGGCTCCGTGTGCCCCCCGGATGCAGCACCGAGCTCAACCACCGCGGCTACCAGTTTGTGCAGAGAATGTTCGAGAAGCATGACCAGGTGAGGGCGCTGGGCCCCACTGAGCACCCCCCTCGGCATCCCGCCCGCACGTGTCACCGCAGCTCCTCTGCCCGCAGGACCGGGATGGCGCCCTCTCGCCAGCAGAGCTGCAGAGCCTCTTCAGCGTGTTTCCTGCTGCTCCCTGGGGGCCCCAGCTCCCTCGCACGGTCCGCACCGAGGCCGGTCGGTTGCCCCTGCACGGGTATCTCTGCCAGTGGACGTAAGTGCAGCCCTCACCCACTGAGACGGCCTCATCCTCTGCCCTGCTGTAACGCCACATCCCCACTTCCCCGTCCCCAGTCTGGTGACCTACTTGGACGTCCAGCACTGTCTTGAGCACCTTGGCTACCTGGGCTTCCCCACCCTCTGCGAGCAGGATTCCCAGGCCCACGCCATCACAGGTGGGTGCCCGCTTTCACACCGGCCCCCAGCCAGTGCCTCCCCGGCAGCCCCTCCCTCACGTTCATCCTTGCCCCCTGCCCACAGTCACCCGGGAGAAGAGGCTGGACCAGGAGAAGGGACAAACGCAGAGAAACGTTTTCTTGTGCAAGGTGGTGGGGGCCCGCGGAGTGGGCAAGTCCTCCTTCCTGCAGGCTTTCCTCGGCCGTGGCCTGGGGGTGAGTGTCCGTGTGTGCCGTGCGTGGACCTGGGGGGCAGGGGTTCTGGAAAGAGTCCGAGCAGCGAGCTTCAGGGGCGTTCCTCTGCACCAGGATGCTGGGGAGCCTGCCGGGGAGCCCTCTGCCTACACCATCGACACCGTGCAGGTCAACGGGCAGGAGAAGTACCTGATCGTGAGTGCGGGGGTCCCCAGGGTAGGCCTAGAGCGTGCATGCTGAGGGAGCCGCCCAACGCGGCCCTGGGAGACCTAGCCTGTGCCCCTCTGAGGCCACCCTCTCTGTTCAGCTGTGTGAGGTGGGTGCAGACAGCCTCCTGACCGCCTCGGCCGACGCCACCTGTGACATTGCCTGCTTGATGTTTGACAGCAGGCACCCCAGGTCCTTCTCGCTGTGCGCCAGTGTCTACAAGGCAAGGTCCCGCCCACCCTGGGGGCCCTGCTGGGTAGCAGGGCTGTGGGCAGGTGTCCCCCAGCACACTCACATGGCCCCTCCCCCTGCAGCGCCACTACATGGACAGGCAGACCCCCTGCCTCTTCGTCTCCTCCAAGGCTGACTTGCCCGAAGGCGTCTTGCTGCCTGGTCTGTCTCCGACTGAGTTCTGCCGTAGGCACCGGCTGCCCGCCCCCGCCCTGTTCTCTTGTGCCGGCCCAGCCGAGCCCCGCGCGGCCATCTTCACCCGGCTTGCCACCATGGCCGCCTTCCCGTGGGTACCAGGATCGAAGCCCCTGTGTGGGAGACCCCTCCCTGTCCCAGGAGAGTGGCACAGCTGTGGTGTCAGGACTGGAGTCAGTCAAGGTTGCAGGGTGGGCCTTGGTGCCCATGCCGATGCCCAGGCGGGGCCCTCGGGGCCTGGCCTCACTGGCTGCTCTCTCGTCTGGGGGTCCTGCCATGCTGGGCACTGACACGGAGCAGCTGAGTGGGGCTCTGGGACTTTGTAGGAGACGGAGGTGGGGGTACAGCAGCAAGACTCCCCTCTCTCCTGCAGACACCTTGTCCACGGGGAGCTGCACGCCACCTCCTTCTGGCTCCGGGTGGCGCTGGGGGCCGTCGGGGCTGCCGTCGCTGCCGTTCTCAGCTTCTCACTCTACAGGGTCCTGGTGAAGAGCCGATGAGGCCCCGGACCCCGCAGTCTGATCTCAGGGTGCTGGTGTGGGGCCACTTGCTTGGGGGGGGGGATGGAGACCCTCTCAACTTTGCTCCTGAGGACAGTCCACCTgctgccccacccctgcctcagCCCCGAGGGTGGCCCCAGCTCCCAGCAGCCTGTGTCCGGCCTTGCTGCAGGTGCCGGGCATGACCCTCTTTTGTGGGCATCATGTGTTGGAGGGACTGGGAGGTGTGGGTGAGGAAGTCAGTGACCCCAGACCCGAATTCTCAGGGCTCCACTCCTCCTTCCTGGTCCCATGTGGCCAGAGGGTATGAAGGGGGTAAGAAGGCAGAGCTTTGGGCCAAAGGCAGGGGCATGGAGGCAAGAAATGGCTGGACCATTGTGcgcgcccccaccccccaatctgaAGACAGGTCCAGGGCTGTGCCTCTCCCAGAAGACGTATGAGATTGGGTTTCCTGATTAAACTTCACTTGTGTCTTTTCCATATTGGGTCCTGCTTTCTGAGGATGACTTCTTGAATTAACTAAAACGTGTTCTTGGCCTGGGTGTGGGCTGGGAATGTTACTCCTGACCCCCCGCCTCCTCTCTGGGTCACCATCCTGAGGTCTCAGGCCAGGGTAAGGACCAATTATGGCCCAGCCGCAGCTTCAGAGCCTTTAGTCCATTGAGGTCCATGCTGGCCTGAGGGTGAGAGGCTGGAGGGGACCTGATACCTGAGGACCCCCTGATGTGACCCCTCCCCACAGCCAGGTGTATCCACTACCCAAGCCTCAGCATCCTGTCAGGTTGGCTGAGGTGTGCTGAGGATCTGGGGTTCTGGGATGTGCTGAAATGTCCTGGTGTGTGAGGtggccctggtctgggggagCTGCCCTGTTTCTCACACCCCACCCAGAGGTCTCTGCCCCTCCCACTGGCAGGAGACAGCCAGAACTTCAGCCTAAGGACAAGGGGACAGAGAACCTTTCTTGGGCTGAGGAGGGGGCTCAGCTTGGAGTTCAGGTGCTCACTCTGGCGTGCATGCTGGGCGTGGAGCAGAGGCAGTATGTGGTGTGCTTGGGTGGAGGACCTTGGCCACACAAGTACCCCCTCTACTTCCTGTAATTAATCATTCCGTGCAAGGCAGGCCTTTAGGCcagggcccctcccccagccctgacaAGCTGTTTCTAGAGGCGGGGGAGCTGCCTTCTCGGCAGGGGATGCTCAGGCCTGAGCCAATAGGGGCTGGGGGTCACACTCTGAAGTTGTCTCAACCATCCCGCTGGCCCCCCAGCTCCAGTGACCTGAGGACCCCTGGTGCAGTTCTTACTAAAGCTGGGCAGGGCAGGATGCTACTTCTAGTTGCTGCATCTGTCCTGAGGCTCAGCTGCACAGGTGTTCTGAGTGGTGCTGTCAGGGGTTGCTATGGTTGCACATTCCCATAGCCTGTCACCTTCCTTATTGTAGGGGGTCTACCTGTCCTACCTGGGAAGTAGGGCTCCTCTCCATCCCAGCTGCGGCCTTGTCCATTggggctctccccacccccatgtccaTGGGTCAGTTTAGCACTGTGGCCACAGGAGTAGTCAGGAACCTCCAGCCCCAGTTGTGTTGGTCCCCACCCACTGAGCAGGGCCTGCTGCAGGGACCTCCCTCAACCCTGCTACTTGCCCTGTTGGCTTCAGTGCTCGCCCCTGGGGCCGTGGAGCCTTCTTGTTGCCAGGACGGGCAAGCATGTctggcagggagggaggtgcCTTCAGGGAGCCCGGCGGGGGCAGTCCCCAGCAGTGGGTTGTTCCCTGAAGCCTTCCCCGAGGAGGTGGCATCAGCGCTGAGGCCCAGCCCGGGGCAAAGGGGTGCGCGCAGAAGGGGCTTGCGTGCCGCGCTTGACTCAGTTTCCCGGCTGCTGCCCCGAGGTACGAACAGCTgcagcccgggggtgggggggcgggggcgccgGCACTGGAGCCAAGCGCCCCGCGCCTTTCTTGCCCAGGCACGTCCGCGTGCGGGGCGCGCGCGTGTCCTGACCGCGAGTGGCTGGGCCGGCAGCGGCGGCGTGTGCGGCGGGGGCGGGCGGCTCCGTGACGCGGCGCCGAACGGAGTGGGCGGAGCCGGAGGGCCGGGGCGGAGCGGAGTAGTCCGCAGAGAAGCCCCTCCCGGCCGCGGCCGCCgaccccggcccccggcccctgGCCCGGCCTGGCTCTATGGACAGGAGCTCGCTGCTGCAGCTTATCCAGGAGCAGGTGCGTGGAGAGGTGCGGGGCGCCGGCACCGCCCCCATTGCCGGCCCTCCGCCCTTGGGTGGGCCGGGGGGACGGAGCTCTGAGACCCTCAGCGCAGCCCCTTCCCTGCACGACCTTGGCCCCCTGCACGAGACCCCAGGAAAGGGCGAGCCAGACTAGGGCGCTTGGGGAGGGGCAAGAGGGTTGGTGATTGCCCTCAGACCTTGGCCCTACCCTTCCAGGATGGGCAAGGCAGAAATGAGGTGGGGAGACCGCTTGGAGAGCTAGCGGAGCTGGAGGCCGGGAACCTAGGTACCGGTGCCTACAGCTAGCTCCTGGGACCATGTGGGCACAGGGGCCTAGACCCAGGATGCTCGGAGCCTGCCTCTCCCTCCTGACGTGGCTCAGCCCTGTGGTCGTGGGGCCCGGCCCACCCTCAGACCTTGGCCGCCGGCCCCCCGACCCCAGCAGCTGGACCCTGAGAACACAGGCTTCATCGGTGCGGACACCTTCACTGGCCTGGTGCACCGCCATGAGCTGCCCCTGGACCCGGCCAAACTGGACATGCTGGTGGCCCTGGCCCAGAGCAACGAGCGGGGCCAGGTCTGCTACCAGGAGCTGGTGGACCTGGTCAGTGCCACAGTGGGTGGGCAGCTGGGGTGTGGGCGCAGTGCCCTGGCTGGAGTGGGTTGGGCAGgcggcccctcctccctgcccttcccatcGGGGAGGGCTATAGCCATGGGGCAGGGCCTCAGACCCTGTGACGTGCTGGGTGGACCACTCAGGAGGGGCAGCCATGGGGGGAGTATGGTGGCCTATgcctaggccccgccccccaGATCAGCAGCAAGCGCTCAAGCAGCTTCAAGCGGGCCATCGCCAATGGACAGCGGGCACTGCCCCAGGATGGGCTGCTGGACGAGCCAGGCCTGGGTGTCTACAAGCGGTTCGTGCGCTACGTGGCCTACGAGATCCTGCCCCGAGAAGTGGACCGCCACTGGTACTTCTACCGGCACCGCAGCTGCCCACCCCCCGTGTTTATGGCTTCAGTCACCCTCGCCCAGGTGGGCCTGCCCGTCCACTGCCCACCACCCCGGGAGCCTCCCTCATCCCTGGTCTTGCCTAGCCCCAACGCCTGTTCCTCCCAGATCATCGTGTTCCTGTGCTACGGGGCCCGTCTCAACAAGTGGGTGCTGCAGACCTACCACCCTGAGTACATGAAAAGCCCCCTTGTATACCACCCCGGCCACCGTGCTCGGGCCTGGCGCTTTCTCACCTACATGTTCATGCATGTTGGGTGAGTGGGCCCACCTCTGGCACCCCTCAGATTGGATCGGGAGGGCTCAGCCTCtcgaggtgggggcagggggctggtaGCCGCCTGGCAGACCTCACCCTTCACACCCATTTGCCCCATACGGCCAGGCTGGAGCAGCTGGGGTTCAACGCACTCCTGCAGCTGATGATCGGGGTGCCCCTGGAGATGGTGCATGGCCTGCTCCGCATCAGCCTGCTCTACCTGGCTGGTGTGCTGGCAGGTGAGGCAGGTGCGTGCGCCCTGGCCACCTCACTGGTGGGCCTCACCCTCACGGCTCTCCCCTTGCTCACACAGGCTCCCTGACCGTCTCCATTACTGACATGCGGGCCCCTGTGGTGGGGGGCTCCGGCGGGGTCTACGCCCTGTGCTCTGCACACCTGGCCAATGTCGTCATGGTAACGGGGCAGCCCCTGTGGCGGGGTGCGGGGAGGGGCCCATAAGGCCTCCCTCACAGCCTTTTTTATTCACACCCCATCAGAACTGGGCTGGGATGAGATGTCCCTACAAGCTGCTGAGGATGGTGCTGGCCCTGGTGTGCAGTAAGTAGGGAGCCAGGGTGGAGGGGCCTCAGCCTATGGCTAGGGTGCCTCTCACCTGCTGCCTCCCTCTGTAGTGAGCTCCGAGGTGGGCCGGGCCGTGTGGCTGCGCTTCTCCCCGCCACTGCCTGCCTCGGGCCCACAGCCCAGCTTCATGGCACACCTGGCGGGCGCAGTGGTTGGTGTCAGCATGGGCCTGACCATCCTGCGCAGCTATGAGGCGCGCCTGCGAGACCAGTGTGGCTGGTGGGTGGTGCTGCTTGCCTATGGCACCTTCCTGCTCTTCGCCATCTTCTGGAACATCTTTGCCTACGACCTGCTGGGTGCCCACATTCCCCCGCCACCCTGACAAGAGTTCCCAGGGCCACACCAGCCAGGGCGCAGCATCTGTGGGCCAGCCAGTAGGCAGGCCTGCATGTTCATCCTCTGTGAATGTATGTCTTGAGGCTGCTTCTTCCTGGTGGGGGCAGGTGGCCCCTGTGGCCCACGGACTCCAGGCCAAGCCTTACACCAGCCCTGGCCGCCCCCTCCCAGGCCTGGAGGGATAGGACTGCTGGACTGGGCTGAGTGGTGGAGGTCCCCAAGGGTGGCCCCAGAGGAGACCCTGCCCTGGCCTCTCCCATGAGACTTGCAGTCTGAGCCTTTTtggagaatgaataaatattttacacaGCACCAGGTGGCTGTACTAGGGCACTGCGGGCTGGGCTGGTCTCCCCCCAACTCACTGATCAAACTGTGAGGGCCCTTCCCTCTACACAAGCAGCAGCCTGGGCTTCCCCCTTGCTTTTCTGCACCCAACATGAGCTGTCTCTGTATGGGAGATGCGAGCCCCTGGGGAGGGGTCATGGACCTCATAGTCAGGTTTGAgttcagcaagcatttattgagctcctacagCAGCCAGTCTCCTGTCCAAAGACTTGTGGCCTGAGATCACAGGATAGGTGTGCAAGCCCTGGGCCACAACCaagtcagcaggcctgggtcctgtGCTTCTTGGCTGGCCTGGTGTCCTCAGGGGTGGCCAGGCTGGGACCGAGGTCAGGCAGCAGGTCAGGGCACAGCTTCTGCCCTACAGCCCAGATCCACAGTGCTGTCTCCACACGGTGAGGGGTCCACAGCCTGAGGCACtgcctggggaggggcagagggagtcTGGGGCTCAGGGGCACCAGTCACCCTACCCTGCTGGATAACTCTGCACATCACCCTGACCAGAGTCCCGGATGCCCTCCCTGGCCGCCAACAGACTGCACCTTGGCTCCAGGCTGTGGCACGCTCCTGCACCCGGTCCAGGTAGAGGAGTTAGTGCTTCAGGGTGTACTGCAGGGCTGGCAGACCGGGCACTGCGGCCACTGCCTCCTCAGACATGAAGGCTGCTACCTCGAGAGCTCTGGCAGCCAGGACCGCCGCGGGAAGTAAATGGACAGCACTCAGCCGCACCTTGGCGTGGGGCTGCCATTCCCAACAACTCTCGGTATCACGTATCTGACCATCTggccatttcacagataaggccACTAACACGCCAGGTCCTGCCCACGACCTCGCCGGGGGGACGCCCAGCTCTCCCTACTAACGCGAGGCGATAGCCGGGCCCACGCCCCGGAGGGCGCACAATTCCGCGACCGCTGCGTTCACGACTGGCAGGAGGCGGAAGGCGGCAGCCGAGCGCTGCACCACCAGCTCCGGGGAGTTGGCAGTCACGAGCCGCTGCAGGCGCGGCCGAAAGCGGCCCCTCGGTGGCCAGGTCGGGTCTGGGGTCACGGCTGGTGGACCTCGCTAGGGGCGCCGCCCCCGCCCCAAGGCGCGAGGGCCCGCCCCCAGGAGGAAGCCACGCCCACGGCGCTACGTCCCGCCCCGGAAGGCTCCGTCCCCCACGTGGGAAGCTCCTCACCGCCAGTTCCCACGCCAGCAGCTGCTCCAGCTCGTCGCGTGTCACGTGCTTCTCCGCTCGGCCCTCGATGGCCGCGGGCAACTCCTCTCGATACCTGAGGGAGGGCAGTGACGGGGAGTCCGAGCCACGGGGGTCGGCCCGCCCGCCCGATGTCCCCACCGCGCTACCATCGCTCCAGGGTTTCCAGCCGCTCGCGCGCGCCTGCAGCACTTCCCGGTGGCACCCCAGGACGGCGGCC
This DNA window, taken from Balaenoptera ricei isolate mBalRic1 chromosome 15, mBalRic1.hap2, whole genome shotgun sequence, encodes the following:
- the RHBDL1 gene encoding rhomboid-related protein 1 isoform X2, with amino-acid sequence MDRSSLLQLIQEQLDPENTGFIGADTFTGLVHRHELPLDPAKLDMLVALAQSNERGQVCYQELVDLISSKRSSSFKRAIANGQRALPQDGLLDEPGLGVYKRFVRYVAYEILPREVDRHWYFYRHRSCPPPVFMASVTLAQIIVFLCYGARLNKWVLQTYHPEYMKSPLVYHPGHRARAWRFLTYMFMHVGLEQLGFNALLQLMIGVPLEMVHGLLRISLLYLAGVLAGSLTVSITDMRAPVVGGSGGVYALCSAHLANVVMNWAGMRCPYKLLRMVLALVCMSSEVGRAVWLRFSPPLPASGPQPSFMAHLAGAVVGVSMGLTILRSYEARLRDQCGWWVVLLAYGTFLLFAIFWNIFAYDLLGAHIPPPP
- the RHBDL1 gene encoding rhomboid-related protein 1 isoform X1 — encoded protein: MDRSSLLQLIQEQQLDPENTGFIGADTFTGLVHRHELPLDPAKLDMLVALAQSNERGQVCYQELVDLISSKRSSSFKRAIANGQRALPQDGLLDEPGLGVYKRFVRYVAYEILPREVDRHWYFYRHRSCPPPVFMASVTLAQIIVFLCYGARLNKWVLQTYHPEYMKSPLVYHPGHRARAWRFLTYMFMHVGLEQLGFNALLQLMIGVPLEMVHGLLRISLLYLAGVLAGSLTVSITDMRAPVVGGSGGVYALCSAHLANVVMNWAGMRCPYKLLRMVLALVCMSSEVGRAVWLRFSPPLPASGPQPSFMAHLAGAVVGVSMGLTILRSYEARLRDQCGWWVVLLAYGTFLLFAIFWNIFAYDLLGAHIPPPP